Proteins from one uncultured Cohaesibacter sp. genomic window:
- the rpmF gene encoding 50S ribosomal protein L32, with translation MAVPKSKVTRMKRGFRRSADALKQSVYVEDKDSGELRRPHHIDLKTGMYRGRQILEQKD, from the coding sequence ATGGCTGTGCCAAAAAGTAAAGTGACCCGTATGAAGCGTGGCTTCCGCCGCTCTGCGGATGCACTCAAACAGTCGGTCTATGTCGAAGACAAGGATTCTGGCGAACTGCGCCGTCCTCATCATATCGACCTGAAGACCGGCATGTATCGTGGTCGTCAGATTCTGGAGCAGAAAGACTAA